TCTCTGCCTAGGCATCTTCCCAGGCAACAGAATGGGCTTACCGTGAACACCCTCTCTGGCTCTCCTTTGGCCCTCATGTTAGTGTCATGGATTTGCTTGAGAATCATCCAGGCCTCATCATGCTTGCCTATCTAGAAAGACCAAAGCAAAGGATATCAGAAATATCATCTCACCATGAGGATGACTTCAATTCTTTAATGACCTCAAATCTCAACATTTTTCTCTGGTTTGGTTAAAAATCTGCAGGAAGAGGAATCTGTCGAATTGAGAGCGACaatgagttgttgcaggattgAGTCTGAGCAGCTGTCATTTAACTATAAAGCCTCCTTGTTTGAATCCTGGAAGCCTTGACTTCTTAGACTGGACTGTCATGCTTGACTGACCTCTGGAATCCTTACAAGCCTTTGATTATTTGAAAGGACTGTGAAGCTTGCTACAGTCTGATACGAACAGGCCAGACAGGCACACAATCCTTCTTACCTCCAGCAAAAAACGTGGACTTTCTGGCATAAACTTCAGTGCCACGAGAGAGGCTATGCAAGGCAGAGAGCAGATAACCACAAAGACCCTCCAGCTGTGGAAGTGATAGTTGGTTCCCATGCTGAAGCCCCAGCCTGAAAACAGGAAGATAGAGTGAGGAGAGCTGCCTGCATTCTCCACTAATTTCTACTGGCTTGttacagaagagctgtttttaatggTACCTCATGTATGTCACTTTTAATCCTAAAATGCTGCGTGATAAatagttgtattttattttttagttgTTCATCAttaaggttggactagatgacccccgaggtcccttccaactctatgattctaagttcttaGCATTGGATTTTTGCCTGTATAAATTCAGGCTAGGCAGGTGGAATATAAAGGACTGCCGATCAGTATTTTACTGGTCTCACCTGTGAAACCAGTACTGGGGGACTGAATGCCTATGAAACCCCTGAGCCCCCACTAGACTCAACCTGACTGGTAGATTCTCCACCCACAAATACTCCATACACTCTGCTCCACCCTAACAGCTCTAAGTGCTGGCATGAACTGGCAGAGGTGAGGAGGCTAAATGTAGCACATGGGTCTTAAAGCAGTTACCATAATGTGGAATGATGCTCCAGGCCATGACAGATGCGTAGAGACCACCGATCATCCAGAACATGCAAAGCCAGCTCAGGTGTTCCCCTCTCTTCTCACGGGACAAGAATTCGGAAAAATAAGCAAACACAATCGGGAGGGTGCCCCCAATTCTAAGGAAACAACAACGACAAAAGGAACAGGAAGAATCAAACACCCCTCAAAGTTGGCCTCAAGTCTGTACAAGTCATCCAGGGTTCTATTTTGAAGAATGTATATGGAGCAGAGGACCATTAGTAGCTATTGGCCCCAACGTATAGATGGAACTCTGTCTGGATCAGTGATTCTCTGCATTcttggagttgggggggggggcacagtgtgAAGGTTTCAGGACTTCTGGCCATCCtggcggacctcctgatggccattGTGTTACACAGAGTTGGGTATTCCAAGTGAGGAAATTTCATGTGTCTGTTGAATTTATATTGTTTATTCTCATAGCAGAAGTCTTCTTTTCTGAGCACCCAACTGAGGCTCCCTTGGTAGTGTCTGAACACACCTAAAGCTCcgttatacagaatcagaccctgggttcatccaggtcagtattggcgactcagactggcaggcaTTCCCCAGGGTCTCTGgctaaggtctttcacattacccacTGCCTAGTCCCTTTAACTGACAAtatcggggattgaacctgggacattctgcaggcAAAAGCAGAGGATTTTCTACTGAGCCAAGCCTCTCCCCTGAGTCTGGGGGCATTTCATAGGGTGCCAGTGTATTTAAACATCTCAAAATCACAAAGGTATTCACAATGACTGCATTCCAATTCAGGGAACCCTTCGTACCTCAAATTGAGCAAAGCTCAGCTTTTTAAGGCAATATTTAGAACCTTAGCACTGAATATACATATATCTTAAAAAACCTCTGCCCCCAACCCCAGTCTCCCACCCTCAAGAAACATGGGAGGGGATGGTCAGAACATGGCTTCCACagcaacactctaggaatttccctcaTTTCTTTATGGTCCTTACCACAGAGATTCAGGTGGTAATTCCTAGAGTAtctcctggaagtgacaccatATCCTCCAAGACCTCCACTCTCAACTTCCTGCAGCATTTGTCAAGAGAACATTGCTCATAACCCTATGGAGATGTCAAATCTTGCCGGCTTTCCTGGGCCTTTCCTGAGGAGAACCCCATACCTACCCAAAACCAGAGATAAGGCGGCAGAAGAGGAAGAATCCGTATCCCTGCacgaaggaggagaggaaggcaaaggtagCGTTGATGGAGAGAGAGATGATGAGACACTGCTTCCGACCCAGTTTGTCGGCCAGGCCGCCCCACAAGACAGCACCCAGCATCATGCCCAGGTAGACAATCAGTCCTGcaggagaaacagagagagaagaaagggaagctgCATCAGGTCAGGACATAGATATGTCAAATGCCCTCCGGTGGAAATTCACTCTTCTTTGAATCCGAGATACACAAGCGCTCAACCTGAATATATTTCCACCAGAGGGCATTGTGAGCTGACTCCTGTGGCCTAGCCTATGATTCAGCCCGCCTAAGCAGCTTAGAAGAACACGCAGGCATAGTACATATTCCCAATCATGGCCCGGTTTGATGTCTGAGACCTGCTTACCAACCCCAGCGaaacagggaaggggagaaaggctGGAGGAATGAGAGTCCCTGCTTGACCGCAGGGAAAAGGAGAGGCAGGAATAATTTCTGTGGAAACAACAGGCAGGCAGGTTTTGGGGAAAACGAGCCATTTCAGCATCAGCTCTGACTCCGGGAAGCTAAGGCTGGAATACATTTTAGGGACTCTGGTTTCCTGCAGTGGATACAAAAACTACCCAGAGGCAAACGCTGGAACCTCGACACGTGAGAGATGGGAAGAGCGGCTTGGTGTTGGTCGCAATTTGAATCCGCAACCTGTTTAGTGAAAACTGGACAAGGAGGACCACAGCTTAGAAGATGCTCTGGCCGATGTACTGGGGATGGCGTCTGGCATTTGATGCTTTTAAGGAAAGCCAGTTTCTCAAGAGAGGTTTGGATGCCAACAGGACTTGTATATCCCGCTGGGAtttcaggggcaggggcagggcagaGATGGAACAGCCTCCCTGCGAGGTGCCCCTGGCCCTCTCGCGGTTGATCTTCAAAAGGCTGAGGATAATTTTCATTCAGGACTGCATTGGACTCattttgagccagtttgggaCAGTAGTTAAGCGTGGCAGtcttataatctggagagccgggtttgattccccactctcctccacatccagccagctgggtgaggcagttacagttgtggggagaggaggggtaggcaattgCAATCCCTTTTTGAGACACGAGGCCatccacagttctttcagagctctctcggccacacctacctcatgaggtgtctgttatggggagaggaagggaaggcaattatcagCCACTTTGCCATTTCTTTGTGTTGCGAAAAGCAATATGTTAaagccagttctttttcttcatatACAGGCAGCCCTAATTAAGATTTTTAAACTGTTGGCTTCTTATCATTGGGCAGTCCTCGTGGAGCTAATCCAATTGCAAAAAAAGTCTTGCCAACTGTGCATGGAGAACCGATTCGCCTCGCCCCCCATCCTGGCCCACAGGGCTTTGCTAAATTAAAAAACCACACAGCAGAAACGCTGTCGCAAGATCTTACAATGAAGGGCTTGGAGGGCATATTAAAGAGACCTCGCCGGAACCCGTAAATACTGTAATTTCTCCTAATCAGACTGCAAGCAAATCCTTCCCTGTGAATCACAGCTTTTGCCAACACTTGGCTGCAAGCCAGCCATGGCTCCCTTTCATCTAGTCATCATTCAATTTTGGTGTGTTCCCCCCGCCCCAAGGGGGATGTTTTCCATTGCTCGATCATGCATTCAAGGAAAGACGCACACCCATTTATTCTGGAATGGATTCTACAGTGGAATCTAAGCCTCCTGTTTAGAAGAGTATTTTGGAGATGCTGTCTTCTATGACTCTATAGGATAGGGATCCCCATCCAGGGGGCTGGAGAACCTGGGGTTACGCAAGTggtccccaggggttatgcagccttcCCCAGAAGTCACGGGAGCCTGTGGCGAAAGGCACCCCCTTCTTAATATTACAaacacagagggttttttttcttctaggGTGGGGAAGCTATTGTCTTGCTCACCTTTATTTCACATGCTAATTGGCCTAGCCAGTAAACAGGCACctgctggggaagagagggatCCAAAATTCCCTAGAAGAAAAGAGTttcctgtgggaggggaaggggggtatTTCTGCTGCTGACCACGGGAAGGGGTGGGGAGTCTCTTTCACTTGCTGACCATCAAAGAAGGAGCTTGCTCACaggagaagaggtgagcagccatcttggaccacatgGCTGCTAGGTGAGCTGATAACGCAATGAGAACTCAGAACCTTTTAAGCTCAGGTTCTCAGTTCGACATCAGATAGGTTATCTCCTCCCCAAGTGGGGATCTATTCTAGCCCTAGAGCGGAACAGCCCCTTGTAAAGGCAGAAAAGCAGGATGCAAACGttgtaagtaaaataaaataaaaagtaaaataagaAGAATAAACAAGTGGGACaaatctcagttctgcagggattTAACTCCCTGCAGTGCAATAGAAGGAATGGAAACTTGAACACTGAACAGGGCAAGAGAAGCGCAGAGTCCGGGACCATAAAACAGATTGATCCTGCAAAATTGAGCAGTGCGGTCATCCCCTGTTCCCCCAACCGTgagccctgccaacaaaaatccaggttccttttcttttatttattgtggACATTTTTATGCCTCCTCCCCAGAGTCCAGCTCCTTCATCCTGCCGCCCTGCTGCTCCCAGATTAACAACAAATGACCCGGCAGAGTAGATTGCTTTCTGCGGAGAAAATCCATCTCGCCAGCTGTTCCGCCAAAGCTGCTTAATGAAACAGGACACATGCGCAGGCGCACACTGTCTCTGACCTCGCCCATCCATTTCGGTTTGTACCGCTGGTGTGTTATCATGAAGATCAGGGTCGGCACTGCCTGGCACCTGCCAAGGGacaccccaccccatccagggagTCTCAGATGATGGCCAGTCCCTGCCACTTCTCTCTGTTGTGGCTTGCTTGCCCTCTTGGAAAGAGAGTTGGACCTAAGAATTTCCCACAATTCTACCTGATCTTCAGCCAAACAGAATCTCCATTTACCTAACTGCCTTTTACCAGATGCAAGAATCAAATGCTACATTTCCTTTAGACGGGGGTGAATGGCAGTGGATGAATGCATTGCAACACCACCCCTAAGGCTTCCAGATCACCATATATTACCTCGTCCTGTTTGCAGTGTGAATAGAACAGGCGCGATTGGACAGCGTCCATGCCAACTGCACTGCCTTGATGGACCTCAAATGCTACCCAGACTTCTCACAGTCCAGACATAGCCTGAAGCGCTTGCTTCGTAAAACAAAGAATTAATCAACTAGAACATTGAGAAATTCAAGGCGCGTGGGAAGATGAGGGAGAACAGAACAAATTTCTGGAGGGAACATTATTTCTACAATTCtggtttcttttctctcttttttttactcaTGCTGCGCAGTATCAAAGGCAGATCAAAATGACTAATTGTTCTTATTAAATTTTGCTTCCCTTTGCTTCATTATTTTGTTACATCCCAGCTGcctcttttaaaaagcagagggGGAAAATTCAATGCCATTTACACTTACGCCAGGGTCCACCGGGATGACCTGGCTTAAATCCACTCTGGCCTTCTCAACGGACCGAATTCTGAACTTGTTTATTTGGATGGAAGATACTGCCTTGCCTAAGGTGCAATCCTTTCTAAACTCAAGGAAATCAGTGGGCtaagaatatgcttgggaagcaagatctgtggacacgcccacccagggtccctcctcttcccaccccctccatacccatcactggccattttgggagggggaggggtcaacatgaccatatatgttcatatcaataaatgcttaaaaatgtttaaaaatatatcaaaaattaagtGACATCATGGTATCAacaacacttttctctaccaaaaggagtctcaaagtggcttccagttgctttccctttcctctccccaagagagccctgagattcctgcttggtcagaacagctttatcagtgctgtggtgagcccaaggtcacccaagctggctgcatgtgggggagcgcagaatcgaaccgtacataccagattagaaatccgcactcctaaccactacgccaaactggctctcataaataaATCCGTAGGCCACTGGGGGAACATTCTTCAGAATGACACACCTAAGACTTTTTCATTTTCaagtacagatatatatatacatacatacaaacacaaaGCAAATCTATTTTCAtacattaataaatatttaatatttagtgggtggggaaaaaaaatctgcaactTGGAATCGTGTGCTCGCTATGAAAAATGCAAATTGTTTACCATGGCGTGTGTCACTTTAGCAGGAGGGGGAACAAAATCTATTTATAATATTCAGccatctgttttcttttctttcttttttttaatttcaactccACGGAACACATGAATGCGTGACTCAGCCCatccatcagtccatcaaggtcaggacgACCAAATCAGGCGGGCAACAGTTCTCCGGGGCCTCttgcagaggtcttccccatcacttcTCACCCAATCCTTGTAAATGGAGAggtgggaattgaacctgggaccttctgcacaccaaggaGATGCCatttgcccctccccctgcaaaagaGCATTGTTTTAAATGCTCCCCAAGAGTGACAAGGGGAGTGTGGCCAGTGCTAAGGATTCCCATGTACTTCACATGACTCGGTTCCTCCAGAGCCTCACCTGTTTCTGTGGCACATTGTTCAGGTGGGCAGCTAGATTCCAGGAGCGCATTAGAGGCCAACAAGGTTTGGAGGACATGAACGttcaagagccaaagctcccttcgtcagatatgAGTTGGAATGGAGATCTCTGAATCTTTATATCCCAGGCAGAAGGTTGGAGGGGTGTTCAaaagaaggaactcaggatgcAAAAGTACAATGCACATAAtgatgattagagcagaggggaaatactTTGGGGTAGAGAATTAGCACCTGTAGTGAGTTAAGTACCCTATGCCCCTCCCTATGCAGCTCTGGAGGGGTCCATTGTGCTGAACTTGTGAATGAACGCAAGTTCGGCAATCTCACATTGGAatctcctaggcccattatgcacggagtggaaagtctgcattcggggtggaatggcggcggctaaaatcaacaattatgcacgctgcaggcggcaaccgggtgcagagtcaacttatgccgccgaaaaagcctcattagcgagatgcggaagaaagtggagcttcctgggaccagggcgcaaccagaagcggctccggagtagccctgtgcataatcggatactctgggttttgccgccgttgtgttccgtcccgtgcataatcggtttgcttcacttcttcctcctcctcgttctccatgccaccgtttcagcggccgtgcataataggccctactGAAGCCTCTCCGTTTCAGGACTGCCACTCTTAGAACCAGAAGGGAATGAACAGGAAGATTCAAATATTCTTCCCCTCGTTTTCAAGGGTTGTGGTTTTTGTGGTGTGTACAGCTCTCCAAAGTGCTCCCGGACTCTCATCCAGCTGTTCCGCTGTGGACCAAGGATACCACCCCCTGAAACTatgtcctaaagcaggggtagccagcctgtagtcctccagatgtccatggactacaactcccatgagcccctgccagcattcgctggcaggggctcatgggaattgtagtccaaggacatctggaggaccacaggttgactacccctgtcctaaagacGCGGTACTCACCAAGCATCCCCTTGTTGGAGGATGACAAGCACATGTCCTTCTCCGCACTGGGCAGGACGAAGCCCACCACAAACACCTCCACGCCATCAGCCATCAGCGCCAAGCCCAGGACAATGAAGAGCATCCACTGGAACCGCCCGTGGCTGCATTCTTCGATGATCGTCTCATACTGGTGAGCGAGCCGCTCCTCGTCCTCCATCCTCTCGGCCACGAGGTCCGCGTGGTCTCGGAACTCATCGGCCACCCCTGcagctttcttcttctgcttagCCTTGATGTCGTCTGGGTGAGGGATGCCCTGGTACTCCCCTTCGTAGACCTCGTCGTCTTCGTCGTGTCCTTCCGTGGCATCGCTCTGGGCGTCTTCCTCTTGGCCGTGCTCCTCCCCGCCATGGTAATAGCCATCTTGGGGAGGGTAGCCCTCGTAATTGGTTCCTTGGTATCGGTAGTCGTCTGACGCTTGGTTCACCCTGTTCCGGTACCCGTCGTCCATCGTGAAGGTTTGCGTCTCACTTGAACTCTGGGCAGCTTTCCGCGGAGATGTCGGTTATATATCGATACGTTCTTAATCTGTCAATCGTTAGACACGCATCGCTTCAGCTCTGATCAGGATGCAAAAAAGGACGCCTGAATTCTGGGGGAACTCAGTAGGGGGTTAAATTGAGGAATGGTTTCTTCCCTCGCCCCTTGAAATGTGTCCAGTTTGTCGCAATTTCTGTGGCTCTGTCCCGCCACCTTCCTTCGACTGGCCGGAGAAGTCCAGCAAGAGACATGAAGGATCAGCCGTTCTGGGGAGCAGCGACTTAGTGGGGATGGTGAGCTTGTCTGCTTTTCTGACTCATTCTCTTACCAAAAGTCACGCcctggggaagaaagagaaacagaaatgcCTTTTTAATACCAGATCATAATAAAATATTGCCAAGGAGCAGGCTACCCTTCCCAGAAATTCCAAGAACAGCCTTCTGAAGGAGATCCAGATGGGTCCCAAGTCACTCGGTAAGCTTCCATGAAAAAGAGGGGtttgaacctgcatctctcaGGTCCTAGGGCTgatgctctagcccaggggtagtcaaactgcggccctccagatgtccatggactacaattcccatgagcccctgccagcacatgcaccactacaccaggggtagtcaaactgcggccctccagatgtccatggactacaattcccagaagcccctgccagcatttgctggcaggggcatctggagggccgcagtttgactacccctgctctagccactaccccatgctggttCTCCTAtactttttgttggcagagtttaaatatgcacagCAGGAGCtgggcaccaggctgcttaaggaatagctttactgagaagagaaacCACCTGGCCACCCGACCTTGGCTATTCCAGCTCTCAGCTGCCTGAAGAATCAGtgcttccctctttcccttcctgccccatacGCCTCTGTCATTCCCAGAATCGGGTCAGTCCTCTTTATCCTTCATTTCTTCTTCCCTGACTCTCTAGTAATGTTCTGCCAACTCAAACCTTCGGTTTTGGTCAAGAGGAAGGAAAGCTGCAACATCCtattcaaaagaaataaaagctCATCTCCCCTCACGCCCGAGATATTTAGACCCCACACAAAGGAAGATCAAATAAGCCAAGGAATTCAAAGGATGCACTTGCAGCCCTTTTTCATGGGAATTCCCTTAACAAGGAAGGATGACAGAACAGAACTGCAAAACTCAGAAATTCTTGTAAGGAATTGGAGCTGCCAGtctccacctggagcctggcgtCTTCCCAGAATTCTGTTTTCCagtctacagaaatcagttcccctggagaatatggctgctttgaaaggtggacaggggaggggaggccttatGCCCACtgaggcacctcccctccccatcccagccccgccaggctccgcccccaaatccccaggaatattCTGATTTggagtttatttaaaacattcatgtGCTGCCTTCCTATTTACAAAATGCAGAGGCCTGCTGTtgtctgccttggtggtctcccatccagacacCAACCATGGTGTTTAGCTTCCAAAACCCCACAAGATCAGACTGgcttggcccatccag
This window of the Paroedura picta isolate Pp20150507F chromosome 18, Ppicta_v3.0, whole genome shotgun sequence genome carries:
- the SV2B gene encoding synaptic vesicle glycoprotein 2B → MDDGYRNRVNQASDDYRYQGTNYEGYPPQDGYYHGGEEHGQEEDAQSDATEGHDEDDEVYEGEYQGIPHPDDIKAKQKKKAAGVADEFRDHADLVAERMEDEERLAHQYETIIEECSHGRFQWMLFIVLGLALMADGVEVFVVGFVLPSAEKDMCLSSSNKGMLGLIVYLGMMLGAVLWGGLADKLGRKQCLIISLSINATFAFLSSFVQGYGFFLFCRLISGFGIGGTLPIVFAYFSEFLSREKRGEHLSWLCMFWMIGGLYASVMAWSIIPHYGWGFSMGTNYHFHSWRVFVVICSLPCIASLVALKFMPESPRFLLEIGKHDEAWMILKQIHDTNMRAKGEPERVFTVANIKTPKQIDEFIEIQSSTGTWYQRSLVRATTTFKQVLDNILYCLTAQYRMNTLLLAIVWFTMALSYYGLIVWFPDMIRYYQEEAYKSREKNFHHEEVKHFTFNFTLENQVHKNGTYFNDKFMKMKFKDVTFEDSLFEECYFEDVTSSETFFKECTFISTIFYNTDLYEHKFIDCKFENTTFLEPKEGCHLDFEQDNDFLIYLVSFLGSLSVLPGNIISALLMDKIGRIKMIGGSMLISAVCCFFLFFGNSESAMIGWQCLFCSTSIAAWNALDVITVELYPTHKRATAFGILNGLCKVGAILGNSIFASFVGITKVIPILLASSALVAGGLLALRLPETRDQVLM